The genomic region AAATTCATTAGAGTTGTGGTGGGTATTAGTGAAAGTTTTGAAAGGTCGCAATGTCACGGTCGAAAGTCTAGCATTTTCTGCAGCCTGCTTTCTCAAGGACGGAAGCGGTGGCcaaaaaaacacatgttgctgctaatctgggactgtcttaccgagcaagagaaggagagaaacagcaacatgtgtttttcgggcCACCGTCGCCCAGATCTGCTCTACGACATTACGTTGAGATGCTGAGATGATATTTTTCGTCTCTCGTCGCGTCGTTCGGGTACCGAAGTTAGACTGACTTTTTTCAGGCAAGCGGCGATCGTTTCGAGAAAGAAGAAATTGGCGAAGAAGCAGAAGGAGAAGAAACATACATGGCGGCAGAAAGAAACGAGTAAATCAAGCAAACCGAACGTAGGCTTTGCGATCGCGGGATCGTTAGACAAAGAGTCCATCTCCTGCCAATACTTAATGGCCGAGCGTTTCGTCAAAAGTATTTTGAAATGGAAGTGTTCAATTCCCAAGTCGGAATTCAGCGATATCTCGGAAGTAATAGTCGAGCGTTTGGTCGATGTTCTCGAGTACACTCCTTCGCACAACGAAGACCGTAAATGGCAGCAACTGCGTGCCTTGGCCGACATGATAGCCTGTTGGATATCCGGAGTGCTAGCGGATGTTGCTAGTAATCAGGAGGAAAAGCTTGAAGAAATATGCAAAAAGAAAGCAGAAGAGTGGGAAGCagcggaagaagaagaagacgaagacgaagTCGAAGAAGAAGATTTGGACGAGTAcaaggacgaggacgaggacgaggacgaggacgaagaCGAGGATGCGAAGAAGGCCAAAGATGATGAATACGTGGAGGAAGATGAAACAGCGACGGTAGACGATACTTCCACCGTAGATGATACGAAAGATCAAGTAGAGGATGCGGAAACGGAGACACAAGTGGAGGAACAGGATTCGAAAGCTGTTGAAACGGAGCAAGTGGTCACGGCGGAAGCAGAAGTTGAAACGGAATTGACGGAAGCAGAAGTTGGAACTCAACCGACGGAAGCAGAAATTAAAACGGAACTGACGGAAGCAGAAGTTAAAACGGAACCGACGGAAGCAGAAGTTGGAACGCAACCGACGGAAGCAGAAGTTAAAACGGAACTGACGGAAGCAGAAGTGAAAACGGAACCGACGGAAGCAGAAGTTGGAACGCAACCGACGGAAGCGGAAGTTAAAATGGAACTGACGGAAGCAGAAGTTGGAACAGAACCGACGAAAGCAGAAGTTGGAACGGAACCGACGGAAGCAGAAGTTGGAACGAAAGTGACGGAAGCAGGAGTCGAAACTGGAAAAGAAGCTGAACCAACGGACGAGAAAGCAGACGCGGAAGTGGAAAGAGATACGGGAAGGGCATTGGAAGTTAAAGCAGAACCAGAAGGAGAAATGGAAACGAAAACACCGGGAACAGAAGATATCGAGGGATTACCGAAAGACCCGGCGATCGAACCAACGGAAGATGATACAGTGACGGGTAAACCGCTacgagaagaaggagaaggagaagtTGTAGGAGAAGGAAAGAAAGACGACGACCTGCCGGAAGGCGATCAAATTAGAACAGAAGTTCCATCTGTTCCGCTGCCAGAGGAGAAAGTTATATCCGAAGATGACAAATGGAAAGAAATATTGGTTGGAGGAGACTTGGAGGAATTATTTAAATCCGATATTCCATTCGTTACCTTTGGCAAAATTATCGATACGATTTACAAGATGATAGAAAATACTCCAGAAAATACGGGCAAAGATCCGATAACGAATGCTATACACCGTgtaatttatgaaaaattaacTAATATCGTCGCATTGGAGGATCCGACTATATTGACGGAAGAATTGAAAGACGTTGTGGACGTGGTATGTGGAAAAATAGCGAACTGGTTGAAAGCTATTCTGAGCAAATCGCAAGTGGCGTTCATGGAAGAATGTATGCCGGTGGTTGAATCGAAGGAGATCAGGGATTGGACGAAATGGCTCGAACACATTAGCAACGAAGCTATAGATTGGAACGTATGGTTGCGAGGTGTGATCGAGAAAATGTTCGAGATGAGGTTCTCGAAAATGACACGGGGCGAATGGAAAGATTGGACGAAATCCGTTGACACCGGAGCTTTGCTTTGGAGAAGATTCCATCTGGAAACTATACACCAGGCACACCGTAATATAACAATGATGATTGGTCGTCGCGTCGTCAAGACCGGAACTAAAACTCCTTGTACTACTTCGGAGCAGTTGGTAGCCGCCACCGAGTTAGAAGCATAATAACTCGAATACTCGAGTACACGAATGCTCGAGTTATCAAGAATGTACAGCACTATACAGTGTACATGGATACGAACATGCACTTACATACGTATACGTGTATGCATTAGTATATGCACTGGCCATAAACAAACACATACCATTAATCTTTCACGATATACGTATGTAATAACAAAGAATGCAAAGATTCGTGTACACATTGCGActttgtgattccgagctttAAGAAATCTTTAACAATAGTCTCAAACTGTTTTACATATCTTCACACAGCACAATGTAAAAGATAAATATGGGAAAATTATTCTTCGACGTTGTTGCGGTAATCGTTTGTTATCAGAGTATGAATCAAGCATGCATGTAGGTATATATACAACCGCTCCACCGGAAATGAGAATAATAACAGAGTTCACAAATACTTGCAACTCCATGAGTTGTCACTTGTACTGACAGGAACTTGCAATGTAACTAACACATTGTTTTCTTACAACAGCTGTCTTTAGTAAATTATGAACACATTCAGATACTATCAGACGATTTTTTGGAACTCTTGAAGAAAGAAACCAGAATTTTTGCACGAATTGTTGCATGACGAAGCAAAATCATAATATTTGAATTGCAAACAACAAAGATAATGGTTTGaatttcgaggtattcgaagtATCCCATATGCGCCCTACGCTCTCGCCTCAATTAGTAAACGCTATGTACGATAGATATAGAGAGAAATACAATAAATGGTCCAGCAT from Lasioglossum baleicum chromosome 2, iyLasBale1, whole genome shotgun sequence harbors:
- the LOC143218835 gene encoding uncharacterized protein LOC143218835, whose amino-acid sequence is MEKNDDSPEDVKRATSVEREIKRGEKDDPFEGYPRQEKKKRWEHCDKTSKKSKKPKTKSNGDCCETRNGEKGKAKRFTKITVFGEPCTLPKLDIMPRHCLTKEDYIELLATPSRKCPPDCEKKTVLRRLRPVSRRIKELAKPTRQRMLISLKQGAAVLPPALLDNLARTLENESCLSPEQAAIVSRKKKLAKKQKEKKHTWRQKETSKSSKPNVGFAIAGSLDKESISCQYLMAERFVKSILKWKCSIPKSEFSDISEVIVERLVDVLEYTPSHNEDRKWQQLRALADMIACWISGVLADVASNQEEKLEEICKKKAEEWEAAEEEEDEDEVEEEDLDEYKDEDEDEDEDEDEDAKKAKDDEYVEEDETATVDDTSTVDDTKDQVEDAETETQVEEQDSKAVETEQVVTAEAEVETELTEAEVGTQPTEAEIKTELTEAEVKTEPTEAEVGTQPTEAEVKTELTEAEVKTEPTEAEVGTQPTEAEVKMELTEAEVGTEPTKAEVGTEPTEAEVGTKVTEAGVETGKEAEPTDEKADAEVERDTGRALEVKAEPEGEMETKTPGTEDIEGLPKDPAIEPTEDDTVTGKPLREEGEGEVVGEGKKDDDLPEGDQIRTEVPSVPLPEEKVISEDDKWKEILVGGDLEELFKSDIPFVTFGKIIDTIYKMIENTPENTGKDPITNAIHRVIYEKLTNIVALEDPTILTEELKDVVDVVCGKIANWLKAILSKSQVAFMEECMPVVESKEIRDWTKWLEHISNEAIDWNVWLRGVIEKMFEMRFSKMTRGEWKDWTKSVDTGALLWRRFHLETIHQAHRNITMMIGRRVVKTGTKTPCTTSEQLVAATELEA